A genomic window from Silene latifolia isolate original U9 population chromosome 11, ASM4854445v1, whole genome shotgun sequence includes:
- the LOC141613693 gene encoding protein FAR1-RELATED SEQUENCE 5-like encodes MPRVSCGEVPCSNVGSGQGGEGSTTVLTTPTMPTISTPTTLVTYTPGGTEQWISRIEEKFKPVVGKTFVDLESAMLFYKIYAIACGFEARMSSTKRFKDGIIRTKCMVCHREGFNKRKRRPPQADAKTTTVETGDKTKADAISGNRKTKAAKTSTKKGGVAGDEEAESSNKQSGTRITKIKREFEKLADNINHLNEYHKQLIIQNSILNVGASLTYNLCKEQAEGFENVGASLMQFKNFQRNVKCLLNGKDGHMFISRLETLRETKGLVFAYETDADNALTRIFWTNVDSIRCYALFGDAMSFDPTYGTNKYNMKFTPFTGIDNHKKSITFGCALLDHEDDDS; translated from the exons ATGCCTCGTGTCAGTTGTGGTGAGGTTCCTTGCTCTAATGTTGGTTCTGGTCAGGGTGGTGAGGGTTCTACTACTGTCTTAACAACCCCTACAAtgccaactatttccacacctactactcTGGTAACTTACACACCGGGTGGCACTGAGCAATGGATAAGTAGGATTGAAGAGAAGTTTAAACCCGTGGTTGGCAAAACATTTGTGGACTTAGAGTCAGCGATgttgttctataaaatttatgctattgcttgtgggtttgaagcAAGGATGTCTTCAACCAAGAGGTTTAAAGATGGTATTATTCGAACAAAATGCATGGTTTGCCATCGTGAAGGTTTTAATAAGAGGAAAAGACGTCCTCCCCAAGCTGATgcaaaaacaacaaccgttgaaaCTGGTGACAAAACAAAAGCTGATGCAATAAGTGGAAACAGAAAAACAAAAGCTGCTAAAACCAGTACGAAAAAGGGTGGAGTTGCAGGTGATGAGGAGGCTGAGAGTTCCAATAAGCAAAGTGGCACAAGAAtaactaaaattaaaag ggaatttgagaaacttgcaGACAATATAAATCATCTGAATGAATATCATAAACAATTGATCATTCAAAATTCGATATTGAATGTCGgggctagtttaacatacaaCTTATGCAAGGAACAAGCAGAGGGTTTCGAAAATGTGGGTGCTTCCCTTATGCAGTTCAAGAATTTCCAAAGAAATGTAAAGTGTCTACTTAATGGTAAGGATGGACATATGTTCATCTCTCGTTTAGAAACCCTTAGAGAAACAAAAGGGTTGGTATTTGCATACGAAACAGATGCTGACAATGCTTTGACAAGAATTTTTTGGACAAATGTGGATTCCATCAGATGTTACGCATTGTTTGGTGATGCTATGTCATTTGATCCAACCTATGGAACGaacaaatataacatgaaattCACGCCTTTCACTGGGATTGACAATCACAAAAAGTCAATAACATTCGGATGCGCTCTTTTAGACCATGAAGACGATGACtcatga